The following are encoded together in the Primulina tabacum isolate GXHZ01 chromosome 18, ASM2559414v2, whole genome shotgun sequence genome:
- the LOC142532841 gene encoding bZIP transcription factor 44-like has translation MLVINKDIANSYRKLSLTKRLKSKTLLWKNTKKMASSSGNSSGSPPIQTSGSEGDFVQVIDQKKRKRMESNRESARRSRMRKQKHLDELLALVAQITKENNQILSDINSTTQHYLNVESENSVLRAQMLELSQRLHSLNEILSHINSYTAGASVFSAAPAASRSCMFETEEFQHLDLADNFLGNSWNSMALINQHPVMSSADIFYY, from the coding sequence ATGTTGGTAATAAATAAAGACATCGCTAATTCTTATCGTAAACTATCACTCACGAAACGATTAAAATCAAAGACCCTTTTGtggaaaaacacaaaaaaaatggCTTCCTCAAGTGGGAACTCCTCCGGTTCACCCCCGATCCAAACGTCGGGTTCAGAGGGAGATTTCGTGCAGGTAATTGATCagaagaagaggaagagaaTGGAATCGAACCGGGAATCTGCCAGGCGGTCTAGGATGAGAAAACAGAAGCATCTGGATGAACTGTTGGCTCTGGTGGCTCAGATCACGAAAGAAAATAACCAGATTTTGAGCGATATAAATTCCACCACACAACACTACTTGAATGTTGAGTCTGAAAACTCTGTCTTGAGAGCTCAAATGTTGGAGCTCAGCCAAAGACTTCATTCATTGAACGAAATTCTCAGTCACATAAATTCCTACACCGCCGGCGCATCCGTCTTCTCGGCCGCCCCCGCCGCCTCACGGAGCTGCATGTTTGAGACCGAGGAGTTTCAGCATCTGGACTTGGCTGATAATTTCTTGGGCAATTCTTGGAACTCAATGGCACTTATAAATCAACACCCCGTTATGTCCTCCGCTGATATCTTTTATTAttga